One Panicum virgatum strain AP13 chromosome 3N, P.virgatum_v5, whole genome shotgun sequence DNA segment encodes these proteins:
- the LOC120664514 gene encoding translation initiation factor IF-2-like: MAAAGAALRLRLLYRMLRVGELLALVAFLSWSSSRVPSAAAAVLRLAGSLLLNARFVFVLGNAIVLLLFALSRHDLSVSSNQQTSTANATAANPPPPQAAPAAASASFPSFATQSATPSSTLLEEAASFGTPAAPAPAAMEAPEAVVAAAATPAAPEPARAGAAFEDKPAARASRLARAPRRSRSEKMGPRLARRAASPELRRSESENGRRRQSSVTARDVQACWGMDDADEFRRTVEAFIAKQTRFHREESLTMAGAGAHCGDAPAFAGALAVVE; encoded by the coding sequence ATGGCGGCCGCCGGAGCAGCGCTGCGGCTACGCCTCCTGTACCGGATGCTGCGCGTGGGGGAGCTCCTCGCGCTCGTGGCCTTCCTCTCCTGGTCGTCGTCCCGCGTgccgtccgcggccgccgccgtgctgcgcCTCGCGGGGTCGCTCCTCCTCAACGCCCGCTTCGTCTTCGTCCTCGGCAACGCCATCGTGCTCCTCCTCTTCGCGCTGTCCAGACACGACCTCTCCGTCTCCTCCAACCAGCAGACGAGCACGGCCAACGCGACCGCCGCAAACCCACCGCCTCCGcaggccgcgccggccgccgccagcgccagctTCCCTTCCTTCGCCACGCAATCCGCGACGCCCTCGAGCACCTTGTTGGAAGAAGCCGCCTCCTTCGGCACGCCGGCGGCTCCAGCGCCCGCGGCCATGGAGGCGCCGGAGgcagtagtagcagcagcagcgaccccggcggcgcccgagccggcgcgcgcgggcgcggcgttcgaggacaagccggcggcgcgcgcgagcaGGCTGGCGCGCGCGCCGAGGCGAAGCAGGTCGGAGAAGATGGGCCCGCGCCTGGCGCGGCGCGCCGCGTCCCCCGAGCTGCGGCGCTCCGAGTCGGAgaacggacggcggcggcagtcgTCCGTGACGGCGCGCGACGTGCAGGCGTGCTGGGGCATGGACGACGCGGACGAGTTCCGGCGCACGGTAGAGGCGTTCATCGCGAAGCAGACGCGGTTCCACCGCGAGGAGTCCCTGACCATGGCTGGAGCGGGCGCGCACTGCGGGGACGCCCCGGCCTTCGCCGgcgccctcgccgtcgtcgaATAA